A single region of the Jatrophihabitans sp. GAS493 genome encodes:
- the thiS gene encoding sulfur carrier protein ThiS produces the protein MNITVNGEGLDVAENLTVAELVELRFDGRSGIAIAVDGELAPRSGWSQQRLIPGAAIEVLTAVQGG, from the coding sequence ATGAACATCACGGTCAATGGTGAGGGGCTCGACGTCGCTGAGAATCTCACGGTCGCCGAACTCGTCGAGCTTCGCTTCGACGGGCGATCCGGGATTGCGATAGCAGTGGACGGCGAACTGGCGCCGCGTTCGGGTTGGTCGCAGCAGCGATTGATCCCCGGCGCCGCCATCGAGGTCCTCACCGCGGTGCAGGGCGGATGA
- a CDS encoding antibiotic biosynthesis monooxygenase produces the protein MVLEVANIDVLAGSEADFVAAYRGARHLLLASGCHSAQMTQGIESPQRFVLLVQWDSVQQHQENFRDTDLFVQWRAAIGPYFANPPLVEHFLDV, from the coding sequence ATGGTTCTCGAAGTGGCGAACATTGACGTACTGGCTGGTAGCGAAGCTGATTTCGTCGCCGCCTACCGGGGCGCTCGGCACCTGTTGTTGGCCTCCGGATGCCACTCGGCGCAGATGACCCAGGGCATCGAGTCGCCGCAGCGCTTCGTCCTGCTGGTGCAGTGGGACTCTGTGCAGCAGCACCAGGAGAACTTCCGGGACACCGATCTCTTCGTGCAGTGGCGGGCCGCGATCGGCCCATACTTCGCCAACCCGCCGCTGGTCGAGCATTTCCTCGACGTCTAG
- the thiO gene encoding glycine oxidase ThiO: MQTFDALVVGAGPIGLATAWRLAQQGLSVAVADPAAGRGASWTAAGMLAPVTELTYGEEPLLALNLESAARYPAFVSALGEFSRIDVGYRRSGTLVTAWDAADLAALRDLHQLQTSVGLDSQLLTGRSMRSLEPALSSGLPGGLWAADDHQVDPRRLHSALLAAARGSGVTLFDVGVRRLVVERERVAAAELDDGTRVGSRFSVLAAGAQSAVVGGLPPHVRPPVRPVKGQTLRLRTDQASQPMSRVIRGSVKGSAVYVVPREDGEVVLGASSEEAGFDVRPRTGAVYDLLRDALALLPGLGELTWVEVSTGLRPGSPDNAPLIGAAELDGLIIATGHFRNGVLLTPVTADVVTSLVIGTQFAAETTFTPGLDLARFSPSRFANHRSRGESSP, encoded by the coding sequence GTGCAGACCTTCGACGCCCTGGTCGTCGGCGCCGGGCCCATCGGACTGGCCACGGCCTGGCGGCTGGCTCAGCAAGGTCTGAGCGTCGCCGTCGCCGACCCCGCCGCCGGGCGCGGCGCGAGCTGGACCGCGGCCGGCATGCTGGCGCCGGTCACCGAACTGACCTATGGGGAGGAGCCGCTGCTTGCCCTCAACCTCGAATCGGCCGCCCGGTACCCGGCGTTCGTCTCCGCGCTCGGTGAGTTCTCCCGAATTGACGTCGGGTACCGCCGCAGCGGCACCCTGGTGACGGCCTGGGACGCGGCTGATCTCGCCGCGCTACGCGACCTTCACCAGTTGCAGACATCGGTCGGACTGGACTCCCAGCTGCTCACCGGCCGATCGATGCGATCTCTGGAGCCGGCCCTCTCCAGCGGGCTGCCAGGTGGGTTGTGGGCCGCCGACGACCATCAGGTCGATCCGCGCCGACTGCACTCGGCGCTACTGGCGGCAGCCCGGGGCAGCGGCGTCACCCTCTTCGACGTCGGCGTGCGGCGGCTGGTCGTCGAGCGGGAACGAGTCGCCGCCGCCGAGTTGGACGACGGTACCCGCGTCGGTAGTCGGTTCAGCGTATTGGCGGCGGGGGCGCAGAGTGCCGTCGTCGGTGGCCTCCCGCCGCACGTCCGTCCGCCGGTGCGTCCGGTGAAGGGGCAGACGTTACGACTGCGCACCGACCAGGCGAGTCAGCCCATGAGCCGAGTGATCCGCGGGTCGGTGAAGGGGAGCGCGGTCTACGTAGTGCCGCGCGAGGACGGCGAGGTCGTCCTCGGCGCTTCGAGCGAGGAGGCGGGCTTCGACGTGCGCCCCCGCACTGGCGCGGTCTACGACCTGCTTCGTGACGCGCTGGCGCTGCTGCCCGGCCTCGGTGAATTGACCTGGGTCGAGGTGAGCACCGGCCTGCGACCCGGTTCCCCCGACAATGCCCCGCTGATCGGGGCGGCTGAACTCGACGGCCTGATCATCGCCACCGGCCATTTTCGCAACGGGGTGTTGCTCACCCCGGTAACCGCGGACGTGGTGACCAGCCTCGTGATCGGAACTCAGTTCGCGGCGGAGACGACATTTACTCCTGGGCTGGATCTGGCCCGCTTCAGTCCCTCTCGTTTCGCCAACCACCGAAGTCGGGGAGAATCGTCACCATGA
- the uvrB gene encoding excinuclease ABC subunit UvrB, which produces MRVSSDIVPSGGRFEVISDFEPSGDQPKALEDLQARIERGEKDVVLLGATGTGKSATAAWLIERLQRPALVMAPNKTLAAQLANELREMLPNNAVEYFVSYYDYYQPEAYVPQSDTYIEKDSSVNSEVERLRHSATMSLLTRRDVVVVATVSCIYGLGTPQEYVDRSVRLRVGQQIERDQILRGLVGVQYTRNDLAFTRGTFRVRGDTIEIFPVYEELAVRVEMFGEEIERLYYLHPLTGEVVREVEEVFIFPATHYAAGPERMERAIAGIEAELARRLAEFEQQGKLLEAQRLRMRTAYDIEMMRQVGFCSGIENYSLHIDGREPGSAPNCLLDYFPEDFLLIIDESHNTVPQTGGMYEGDMSRKRTLVDHGFRLPSAMDNRPLKFEEFVDRIGQTVYLSATPGAYELGRTKGEFVEQVIRPTGLIDPQVIVKPTKGQIDDLVHEIRLRAEKNERILVTTLTKKMSEDLTDYLLDLGIRVRYLHSEVDTLRRVELLRELRTGEYDVLVGINLLREGLDLPEVSLVSILDADKEGFLRSGTALIQTIGRAARNVSGEVHMYADTITASMERAIGETNRRRDLQIAYNAERGIDPQPLRKRIADITDMLAREAADTDELLATPVGGSGRSQSRGKSSTPTGVGRGGRGAKGGQSAGSVGVIGVGAHAEGGLDVAAMPRAELADLILQLNEQMLAAARELQFEVAARLRDEVNELKRELRGMDVAGVS; this is translated from the coding sequence ATGCGGGTATCCAGCGACATCGTTCCGAGCGGCGGCCGGTTCGAGGTCATCTCTGATTTCGAGCCATCCGGTGACCAGCCGAAGGCCCTCGAGGACCTACAGGCCAGGATCGAGCGCGGCGAGAAGGACGTCGTCCTTCTCGGAGCCACCGGCACCGGCAAGTCGGCCACCGCGGCGTGGCTCATCGAGCGGCTGCAGCGTCCAGCGCTGGTGATGGCGCCGAACAAGACGCTGGCCGCTCAGTTGGCCAACGAGTTGCGCGAGATGCTGCCGAACAACGCGGTTGAGTACTTCGTCAGTTACTACGACTACTACCAGCCCGAGGCTTACGTCCCTCAATCGGACACCTACATCGAGAAGGACTCCTCGGTGAACTCCGAGGTGGAGCGGCTGCGCCACTCGGCCACCATGTCGCTGCTGACCCGGCGCGATGTCGTCGTGGTCGCCACCGTCTCCTGCATCTACGGACTCGGCACGCCGCAGGAGTACGTCGACCGCTCGGTCCGGCTTCGCGTCGGCCAGCAGATCGAACGTGATCAGATCCTCCGTGGCCTTGTCGGGGTTCAGTACACCCGAAACGACCTGGCTTTCACCCGCGGTACCTTCCGGGTCCGCGGAGACACGATCGAGATCTTCCCCGTCTATGAAGAGTTGGCCGTGCGGGTGGAGATGTTCGGCGAGGAGATCGAGCGGCTCTACTACCTGCACCCCCTTACCGGCGAAGTGGTTCGCGAGGTCGAGGAGGTCTTCATCTTTCCGGCCACCCACTACGCCGCCGGGCCGGAGCGCATGGAGCGGGCCATCGCCGGCATCGAGGCCGAGCTTGCCCGGCGGCTGGCCGAGTTCGAGCAGCAGGGGAAGTTGCTGGAGGCCCAGCGGCTGCGAATGCGCACCGCCTATGACATCGAAATGATGCGACAGGTCGGCTTCTGCTCCGGCATCGAGAACTACTCATTGCACATCGACGGGCGAGAGCCCGGCAGCGCTCCGAACTGCCTCCTCGACTACTTCCCAGAGGATTTCCTGCTGATCATCGACGAGTCGCACAACACCGTGCCGCAGACCGGCGGCATGTACGAGGGTGACATGTCGCGCAAGCGCACTCTGGTCGATCACGGTTTCCGGCTGCCGTCGGCGATGGACAACCGACCGTTGAAGTTCGAGGAGTTCGTCGACCGGATCGGGCAGACGGTCTACCTCTCGGCGACCCCGGGCGCGTACGAGCTGGGACGCACGAAGGGTGAGTTCGTCGAGCAGGTCATCCGTCCGACCGGCCTCATCGATCCGCAGGTGATCGTGAAGCCGACCAAGGGACAGATCGACGACCTGGTCCACGAGATCAGGCTGCGGGCCGAGAAGAACGAACGGATTCTGGTCACCACCCTCACGAAGAAGATGTCCGAGGATCTCACCGACTACCTGCTGGATCTGGGAATCAGAGTGCGGTACCTGCACAGCGAGGTGGACACGCTGCGCCGGGTCGAATTGCTGCGGGAGCTACGCACCGGTGAGTACGACGTGCTGGTCGGCATCAACCTGCTGCGCGAAGGGCTGGACCTTCCGGAGGTTTCACTGGTGTCGATCCTCGACGCCGACAAGGAGGGCTTTCTTCGCAGCGGTACGGCGCTGATCCAGACCATCGGACGCGCGGCCCGCAACGTCTCGGGCGAGGTGCACATGTACGCCGACACGATCACCGCGTCCATGGAGCGGGCGATCGGGGAGACGAATCGGCGGCGGGATCTGCAGATCGCGTACAACGCCGAGCGTGGCATCGATCCGCAGCCGCTGCGTAAGCGGATCGCCGACATCACCGACATGCTGGCTCGCGAAGCGGCCGACACCGACGAACTTCTGGCGACCCCGGTCGGGGGATCGGGCCGGTCCCAGTCGCGCGGCAAATCATCGACACCCACCGGCGTCGGACGTGGCGGGCGCGGAGCTAAGGGTGGGCAGAGTGCCGGCTCGGTCGGTGTCATCGGAGTCGGCGCGCATGCCGAGGGAGGGCTGGACGTGGCCGCCATGCCGCGGGCCGAACTCGCCGACTTGATTCTGCAGTTGAACGAGCAGATGCTCGCCGCCGCCCGCGAACTCCAATTCGAGGTTGCGGCTCGGCTGCGTGATGAGGTGAACGAGCTCAAGCGTGAGCTGCGGGGTATGGACGTTGCCGGAGTCAGTTGA
- a CDS encoding thiazole synthase, whose translation MSSITTSPAPVDAGPDPLVIAGKSFDSRLILGTGGAPSLEVIEAVLAASGTELCTVAMRRVDTRQSGSLLDTIQRSGVSVLPNTAGCKTAHEAVLTARLAREALGTDWVKLEVVNDDHTLLPDPIELLDAAQQLVADGFVVLPYTNDDPVLARHLQRAGCAAVMPLGAPIGSGLGIRNPHNIELMVAEAQVPVILDAGIGTASDAALAMELGCDAVLLASAVTRAQRPELMASAMRHAVLAGRRARHAGRIPRRFHAEASSPTIGIAVL comes from the coding sequence ATGAGCAGCATCACCACCAGTCCGGCGCCGGTGGATGCTGGACCCGACCCGCTGGTCATCGCGGGGAAGTCCTTTGATTCCCGACTCATCCTCGGTACCGGAGGAGCTCCCAGCCTCGAGGTGATCGAAGCGGTCTTGGCGGCGTCGGGCACCGAACTGTGCACCGTGGCGATGCGGCGCGTCGACACCCGCCAGAGTGGATCGCTGCTTGACACGATCCAGCGCAGCGGGGTTTCCGTGCTGCCGAACACCGCCGGTTGCAAGACCGCGCACGAGGCTGTGCTCACCGCCCGGTTGGCCCGTGAGGCGCTGGGGACCGATTGGGTGAAGCTGGAAGTGGTGAACGATGACCACACACTGCTCCCCGATCCGATCGAGCTGCTCGACGCAGCACAGCAGTTGGTCGCCGACGGCTTCGTGGTGCTGCCGTACACGAACGACGATCCGGTGCTGGCCCGCCATCTGCAGCGTGCCGGCTGCGCGGCCGTGATGCCTCTCGGCGCACCGATCGGAAGCGGGCTGGGTATTCGCAACCCGCACAACATCGAACTGATGGTCGCCGAGGCGCAGGTGCCCGTGATCTTGGATGCCGGCATCGGCACTGCGTCCGACGCAGCCCTTGCGATGGAGTTGGGCTGCGACGCGGTGCTGCTGGCGTCGGCTGTTACCCGCGCCCAGCGGCCGGAGCTGATGGCGTCAGCGATGCGGCACGCCGTGCTGGCCGGTCGGCGGGCCCGCCACGCCGGCCGCATCCCGCGCCGGTTCCACGCCGAGGCGTCCTCGCCGACCATCGGCATCGCGGTTCTGTAG
- a CDS encoding cytosine permease, with amino-acid sequence MATELAAHNSLNNALNEDLNEARTNADEPSITLEGAVPRTLGTWDQIAFWANLGVSLLGPVTALYILFPFVDGPQLSLVAAFTALVVGSFIGTLMVAISAVPGADTGAPAMVLLRGLFGAKLSYLPTVLNLLQCLGWGVFELVVIASGAQLLLPWDVHWPYVIAAGVLSTLMAIRPLGAVRVLRKYALTAVVLASIYLFIQLLRHPMPSLTHGTWSGFWTSTDVLIALSVSWVPLAADYSRHSRSPRSSFVATLSGYAVTQIAYVALGLLAFSTVVSTDATDPQTDIFKAFIAVPLGWIAFAVLVARELDQSFANVYSTATSTQNLLPRVDRRLLAVIIGIAATLLALVVQISDYARFLSIIGSVFVPLAAVMAADYFLLGGRRAWNVSERARTRWIALLPWLVGIAAYQLIAPGDVGYWSDMWRGVAGFLHWTAPTWLSASLTSFAVAGLVTLILGRPMRRSAGRPRSGSTSGSTSGSASGSASGSASGSTSGSTSRSLSVSVAPDH; translated from the coding sequence ATGGCTACAGAACTAGCGGCACACAATTCCCTGAACAATGCCCTGAACGAAGACCTGAACGAAGCCCGAACCAATGCCGACGAGCCGTCGATCACGCTCGAAGGCGCGGTTCCGCGCACTCTCGGAACCTGGGATCAGATCGCCTTCTGGGCCAACCTGGGCGTGAGCCTGCTCGGGCCGGTGACTGCGCTCTACATCCTCTTTCCGTTCGTCGACGGACCGCAGCTCTCGCTGGTTGCCGCCTTCACCGCGCTGGTCGTCGGCTCATTCATCGGGACCCTGATGGTCGCGATCTCGGCCGTCCCCGGCGCCGACACCGGGGCACCGGCGATGGTGCTATTGCGTGGGCTGTTCGGTGCGAAACTCTCCTACCTGCCCACCGTTCTGAATCTCCTTCAGTGCCTCGGATGGGGAGTCTTCGAACTGGTGGTCATCGCGTCCGGGGCCCAGCTCCTGCTGCCTTGGGACGTGCACTGGCCCTACGTCATCGCCGCCGGGGTGCTCAGCACGTTGATGGCGATCCGCCCGCTCGGTGCGGTGCGGGTGTTACGGAAGTACGCGCTGACGGCGGTGGTGCTCGCCTCGATCTACCTCTTCATCCAGCTGCTGCGTCACCCGATGCCGTCGCTGACCCACGGCACCTGGTCCGGATTCTGGACCTCCACTGATGTCCTCATCGCGCTGTCGGTCTCCTGGGTCCCCCTGGCGGCCGACTACTCGCGCCACTCCCGGTCGCCCCGCAGCTCATTCGTCGCCACTCTCTCCGGCTACGCCGTCACTCAGATCGCCTACGTCGCGTTGGGCCTGCTGGCTTTCTCGACGGTGGTGAGCACCGACGCCACTGACCCCCAGACCGATATCTTCAAGGCCTTCATCGCTGTCCCGCTGGGGTGGATCGCATTCGCCGTGCTGGTCGCTCGCGAGCTGGACCAATCGTTCGCGAACGTCTACTCCACCGCCACCTCTACGCAGAATCTGCTCCCGCGGGTGGACCGACGGCTGCTGGCCGTCATCATCGGGATCGCGGCCACGCTTCTCGCGTTGGTCGTGCAGATCAGCGACTACGCCAGGTTCCTCTCGATCATCGGATCGGTCTTCGTGCCGCTGGCCGCGGTCATGGCCGCCGACTACTTCCTCCTCGGCGGGCGCCGCGCGTGGAACGTCTCCGAGCGGGCCCGCACCCGCTGGATCGCGCTGCTGCCCTGGTTGGTCGGGATCGCGGCGTACCAGCTGATCGCCCCGGGGGACGTCGGCTACTGGTCAGACATGTGGCGCGGAGTCGCTGGCTTCCTGCATTGGACCGCACCCACCTGGCTGAGCGCATCCCTCACCTCCTTCGCGGTCGCCGGGCTGGTGACGCTGATCCTCGGCCGGCCGATGCGCCGCAGCGCCGGCCGGCCGCGCTCCGGTTCGACTTCCGGTTCGACTTCCGGTTCGGCTTCCGGTTCGGCTTCCGGTTCGGCTTCGGGTTCGACTTCGGGTTCGACTTCCCGTTCGCTATCGGTGAGCGTCGCCCCCGATCACTGA
- a CDS encoding VOC family protein: protein MSSSARLDHVTIGASDLARSAAFYDAALAAVELYRVVEFIDEEEEEGPTEAIGYGPAARSTDALSDSLSGAASSDAHLWVVMSTPATHSAHAALRAESRQQVEAFYAAAVAAGGVPRQRPRRWEVFRPGYFGASVADPDGNILEVFSHE, encoded by the coding sequence ATGAGTTCTTCGGCCCGCCTCGACCACGTGACAATTGGCGCCAGCGACCTCGCCCGCAGTGCCGCCTTCTACGACGCCGCGCTGGCCGCGGTCGAGCTGTACCGGGTCGTCGAATTCATCGACGAGGAGGAGGAAGAGGGCCCCACCGAGGCGATTGGGTACGGGCCGGCCGCTCGCTCCACGGACGCGCTCTCAGACAGCCTCTCCGGCGCCGCAAGTTCGGACGCTCACCTCTGGGTGGTGATGAGTACGCCGGCCACCCACAGTGCGCACGCCGCGCTGCGAGCCGAGTCACGGCAGCAGGTTGAGGCGTTCTACGCGGCGGCGGTGGCGGCTGGTGGCGTTCCGCGGCAACGCCCGCGGCGCTGGGAGGTCTTCCGTCCCGGATACTTCGGCGCCAGCGTGGCCGACCCGGACGGCAACATTCTCGAGGTTTTCAGTCACGAGTGA
- the thiD gene encoding bifunctional hydroxymethylpyrimidine kinase/phosphomethylpyrimidine kinase produces MDRFPRTALTIAGSDSGGGAGIQADLKTFLTCHVHGMSAITAVTVQNSLGVSGFYELPPTAVAEQIESVATDIGVDAAKTGMLASAKIIEAVAEVLRRLQIGPLVVDPVAASQHGDALLRADALEALRDRILPLADLVTPNIGEIRLLTGIEVRSDSAAREAAHALFELGPRNVLVKGGHRDGAAAIDLLFDGTTFTQYSAGRRATDHTHGTGDTLAAATCAGLARGLAMPAAVRAGKEFVTGGIDGSFALGSGLGPVGHFWRVKDLDEI; encoded by the coding sequence ATCGACCGGTTTCCCCGGACGGCCCTGACCATCGCGGGCTCCGACTCCGGCGGCGGCGCCGGAATCCAGGCCGATCTCAAAACCTTCCTCACCTGCCATGTCCACGGCATGTCAGCGATCACCGCGGTCACCGTGCAGAATTCGCTCGGCGTCTCCGGCTTCTACGAACTGCCGCCCACAGCCGTCGCCGAACAGATCGAATCAGTGGCCACGGATATCGGGGTCGACGCCGCCAAGACAGGGATGCTGGCATCGGCGAAGATCATCGAAGCCGTAGCCGAGGTGCTGAGACGGCTGCAGATCGGGCCGCTCGTGGTGGACCCGGTGGCCGCCTCCCAGCACGGAGACGCGCTGCTGCGAGCCGATGCTCTCGAGGCCCTCCGGGACCGGATCCTGCCCCTGGCCGACCTGGTTACGCCGAATATCGGCGAGATCCGGCTGCTGACCGGAATCGAGGTGCGCAGTGACTCCGCGGCCCGCGAAGCCGCACACGCCCTCTTTGAGCTCGGCCCGCGCAACGTCCTTGTGAAGGGCGGACACCGCGACGGCGCCGCAGCCATCGACCTGCTCTTCGACGGCACCACGTTCACCCAGTACTCAGCTGGGCGACGCGCCACCGACCACACGCATGGCACCGGCGACACGCTCGCCGCGGCAACCTGCGCGGGGCTGGCCCGCGGGCTTGCGATGCCGGCCGCGGTGCGGGCCGGCAAGGAGTTCGTCACCGGCGGTATTGACGGCAGTTTCGCACTCGGCAGCGGGCTCGGTCCGGTCGGGCACTTCTGGCGAGTGAAGGATCTGGACGAGATCTAG
- the thiE gene encoding thiamine phosphate synthase, with protein sequence MTVTLTPREQFRTARLYLCTDSRAATGDFEAFVDSVFAAGVDVIQLREKGLEAGAEIALLEVLRAAALRHGRLFAVNDRADVAAAVDAPILHLGQDDLPVPVARRLLGSDVVIGRSTHSPQQFDAAMAESGVDYVCAGPTWTTPTKPGRPAAGVELLEHAAGHSRARPWFAIGGIDLQRLPTVVAAGATRVVVVRAITEAADPAAATREILRHLPAVS encoded by the coding sequence CTGACTGTGACGCTGACGCCGCGAGAACAGTTCCGCACCGCCCGCCTGTATCTCTGCACGGATTCCCGAGCCGCCACCGGCGACTTCGAGGCTTTCGTCGACTCGGTGTTCGCCGCCGGCGTAGACGTGATCCAGCTCCGGGAGAAGGGCCTCGAGGCCGGAGCGGAGATCGCACTACTGGAGGTGCTACGGGCAGCGGCACTGCGTCACGGGCGCCTCTTCGCGGTAAACGACCGGGCCGACGTGGCGGCCGCGGTCGACGCCCCGATCCTGCATCTCGGGCAGGACGATCTACCAGTGCCGGTGGCTCGCCGGCTACTCGGCTCGGACGTGGTTATCGGTCGTTCCACCCACTCGCCCCAGCAGTTCGACGCGGCGATGGCCGAGTCCGGGGTGGACTACGTCTGCGCCGGGCCGACCTGGACGACACCCACCAAGCCCGGTCGGCCGGCCGCCGGCGTCGAACTGCTGGAGCACGCGGCCGGTCACAGCCGCGCCCGGCCGTGGTTTGCAATCGGTGGCATCGACTTACAGCGGCTGCCGACGGTGGTCGCCGCCGGAGCCACCCGGGTCGTGGTGGTTCGGGCGATCACCGAGGCCGCTGATCCTGCGGCGGCGACCCGCGAGATTCTGCGGCACCTTCCGGCGGTCAGCTAG
- a CDS encoding L,D-transpeptidase yields MRLLGVAAATGVVVTIAAGAAVVIGMTSGGPTVSGKDDFAMPSTAAASLSLGYSASPAQTASPRVSPRLTPSASAGPKATAVPPAPQAVSPTSAPPKSPVSASKPAATAKPKPAAPAAGSGLPLRFSTGNATRVITVVARSTGSTTATLQAWNKAAGGGWIRYGAAVTAHIGSQGMTTAPSESKSATPIGSYTLTTSFGWRSNPGTALPYRLTNANSWWVSDPSSSKYNTYQSCAPGASCGFNQHLSEHLRGVSVYPYAVVINYNTGPIVPGAGSAIFLHVTDGKATAGCVAIPQAKLVTLMKWLTPAAHPRIIIGTG; encoded by the coding sequence ATGCGCTTGCTCGGAGTTGCCGCCGCCACTGGCGTCGTCGTGACCATCGCCGCGGGCGCGGCCGTGGTGATCGGGATGACCTCTGGTGGGCCGACGGTGAGCGGCAAGGACGATTTCGCCATGCCCTCGACGGCGGCCGCGTCCCTCTCGCTGGGGTACAGCGCTTCGCCGGCGCAGACCGCCAGTCCACGCGTTTCGCCGCGTTTGACGCCTTCCGCGTCAGCAGGGCCGAAGGCCACCGCCGTGCCGCCCGCACCGCAGGCGGTGAGCCCGACCTCAGCTCCGCCCAAGTCGCCAGTGTCGGCCAGCAAACCGGCGGCCACCGCGAAGCCGAAGCCAGCCGCCCCGGCTGCTGGCTCGGGCCTGCCGTTGCGGTTCTCGACCGGAAACGCGACCCGCGTGATCACCGTGGTCGCCCGCAGTACCGGTTCAACGACGGCGACCCTGCAGGCCTGGAACAAGGCAGCCGGTGGCGGTTGGATCAGGTACGGCGCTGCGGTTACCGCACACATCGGGTCGCAGGGGATGACGACCGCGCCGAGTGAGAGCAAGTCGGCGACACCGATCGGCAGCTACACGCTCACCACCTCTTTCGGGTGGCGAAGCAACCCTGGCACCGCGCTGCCTTATCGCTTGACCAACGCGAATAGCTGGTGGGTGAGCGACCCGAGCAGCTCGAAGTACAACACGTACCAATCATGCGCTCCGGGCGCCTCGTGCGGGTTTAACCAGCACCTTAGCGAACATCTTCGAGGTGTGTCGGTCTACCCATATGCCGTCGTCATCAACTACAACACTGGGCCAATCGTGCCCGGTGCAGGGAGTGCCATTTTCCTGCATGTCACCGACGGCAAGGCGACCGCGGGCTGCGTGGCGATCCCGCAGGCGAAGCTGGTCACGCTGATGAAGTGGCTGACCCCGGCCGCGCACCCACGCATTATCATCGGCACCGGCTGA
- a CDS encoding ROK family protein: protein MTTVGALEIGGTHVAATAVETSTWQLIAPVQRVSLDPAASAAELLDGMGRCARSVQATDPALTLRSWGVAMPGPFDYERGVAQFTGVGKFESLHGIDVGAALQQVLGGSRTSVAVRFGNDADAFALGEYLAGAARGTARFAALTLGSGIGSCFLADGRPIAAGPDVPPGGEAHLIRSDGVPLEDVVSRRALRAAYRSATGVERDVKEIAERARAGDAAAALVLADYARGLGSALGPYLQRFRAESLVVGGSISGAWDLFDAAFRSTLADPALAIAISENSERSGLIGAASFA, encoded by the coding sequence GTGACCACGGTCGGAGCACTGGAGATCGGCGGAACGCACGTCGCCGCCACCGCCGTCGAGACGTCGACCTGGCAGCTGATTGCCCCGGTGCAGCGCGTGTCGCTGGACCCAGCGGCCTCAGCGGCCGAGCTTCTGGACGGGATGGGGCGATGCGCCCGCAGTGTGCAGGCGACCGATCCTGCGCTCACCCTTCGCAGCTGGGGCGTCGCGATGCCCGGCCCCTTTGATTACGAACGCGGAGTCGCCCAATTCACGGGAGTTGGAAAGTTCGAGAGCCTGCACGGGATCGATGTCGGTGCGGCTCTGCAGCAGGTCCTCGGCGGCAGTCGGACATCCGTCGCTGTTCGTTTCGGAAACGACGCCGATGCCTTCGCCCTGGGTGAGTATCTGGCCGGCGCCGCCCGCGGAACCGCCAGGTTCGCGGCGTTGACGCTGGGCAGCGGGATCGGCTCCTGCTTCCTGGCCGATGGTCGCCCGATCGCTGCCGGCCCCGATGTCCCGCCGGGCGGGGAGGCGCACTTGATCAGAAGTGACGGGGTGCCACTGGAGGACGTCGTCTCCAGGCGGGCCCTTCGGGCCGCCTACCGCAGCGCGACCGGAGTCGAGCGAGACGTGAAGGAGATCGCCGAGCGGGCACGGGCCGGTGACGCCGCCGCCGCGCTGGTGCTGGCTGACTACGCCCGAGGGCTGGGCTCGGCCCTGGGCCCCTACCTGCAACGGTTCCGGGCCGAGTCCCTGGTCGTCGGCGGTTCGATCTCAGGGGCCTGGGACCTCTTCGACGCGGCGTTCCGGAGCACGCTAGCCGACCCGGCGCTGGCTATTGCGATTAGCGAGAACAGTGAACGATCGGGCCTGATCGGAGCGGCCAGCTTCGCCTGA